One genomic window of Polyangium aurulentum includes the following:
- a CDS encoding serine/threonine-protein kinase: MIGEQLGERYDVVAELGRGGMGVVFRAYDRLLEREVAIKVLPPEQINPEAEERFRREVRAVARLEHAGIVPIYDFDRHGETIFFVMPLLRGRTLRRILEERPLHVAEAVAVGAQVAAALDYSHQRNIIHRDIKPENLMISGEDDGSPSLTVKVMDFGIAAVSSRSSHLPQLTQDGHLVGTPAYLSPEQINGHPVDPRTDIYALGTVLYECLAGALPFAGGFPALLYQIAHAAPRSLAARGVDPELDALIQRCLAKDPDERPRRARDLAEALTRIRDRYAPRSSRAAATPFAVTRDAIPSPPNSARYAREQEVLSIASIFGEGHFSARDLAHLNDADDLEEVIDRLVEGGQLVEDTASLRGRLAFASEAARETAYRALPRRRRRELHRRFAEALERQFAQRIDRALDRLARHWARADEPQKAVHYGLLAARKALDGGQRDVAAALARSMLEFVEDPAWDGERAVEEQVHALMATLSRVPRSRPTPLIEMREPRSDPEPRDDVGDMFFVRGEYARAVESYGQIHEERRRKLGELSSAEEASASMRLARLAQVLGRYEDALAECVKGVALTEHADPIMAATFEAHASLTCLWAGHASEARRWLAAGRARLGQEGAEPGAEGLRVEALLHRAEGNLELSRGEPLPAIEAYQKGLLLCERVDDPWERSIALFNIAEAYADAGQHDRALAFLDATFAAKLQLGDRWGLAHAHHTRAAVLRDRGDVERALEAAEAGLELATQIDHPKLVTMLRRMRGELRLLRSDFIGAEQDLEVAWRKAEEDSALPELVAALADSSEVAREQGQLSRASTLALTAHDLAATLETKEPLALALLRLGEVEAAGGALAEAEARYAVAINLARPLGNRRLWSSLQLALARVKVLRGDYEASRGPLRALLEEAGQSGNLGHRGEAGRWLAEGFYLEGDADRAIAAAEGALSDFEALGARKPLGGTHELLARILQQTNDPRRAETHARAAVEIFASLGDAALRELGRAHLTLGHVLHFSGSYAPSADAFRVGFGHLERAEDTFGLVDGQRAIAMTRMREAPEEAAEHLRSALHLAKEVSHRLGEALASGTLGEVYRRLGRLDEAFAAFRFEKQGLVARGYQRGLSLSALHFASVHWLWGDLAGALAHADECVRLEDRMGSLGRLRALELRGLVRMEMGQFDEGSRDLDRALALAEEHAHPERLASVSCARAEAALWRGDVERAGAALTAGEKAAAGLSDDNPLLELGSLVRERLGLCRARLSIAAGQPGRAVAAAGELLDHFTRLRAVPEELAARAVLCEAEIAAGDPSAAEHAAELLSRAEDLGFGTQRADALWLVAAAKGDAGLAAEGLRAARALPSPPRVSRFEKLLARLASG, from the coding sequence ATGATCGGCGAGCAGCTCGGAGAGAGGTACGACGTGGTGGCCGAGCTGGGCCGAGGCGGCATGGGCGTCGTCTTTCGGGCCTACGATCGCCTCCTCGAGCGCGAGGTGGCCATCAAGGTGCTGCCCCCCGAGCAGATCAACCCCGAGGCCGAGGAGCGCTTTCGCCGCGAGGTGCGCGCCGTCGCGCGGCTCGAGCACGCCGGCATCGTGCCCATCTACGATTTCGATCGGCACGGCGAGACCATCTTCTTCGTCATGCCGCTGCTGCGCGGACGCACCCTCCGCCGCATCCTCGAAGAACGACCGCTGCACGTCGCCGAGGCGGTCGCGGTCGGCGCCCAGGTCGCCGCCGCCCTCGACTACAGCCACCAGCGCAACATCATCCATCGCGACATCAAGCCCGAAAACCTGATGATCTCGGGCGAGGACGACGGCAGCCCCTCCCTCACCGTCAAGGTCATGGACTTCGGCATCGCCGCCGTCTCCTCCCGCAGCAGCCACCTCCCCCAGCTCACCCAGGACGGCCACCTCGTCGGGACCCCCGCGTATCTCAGCCCGGAGCAGATCAACGGGCACCCGGTCGATCCGCGCACGGACATCTACGCGCTCGGCACCGTGCTCTACGAGTGCCTCGCCGGCGCGCTGCCCTTCGCAGGAGGCTTCCCCGCGCTGCTCTACCAGATCGCGCACGCCGCCCCCCGATCGCTCGCGGCGCGCGGCGTCGACCCGGAGCTCGACGCCCTCATCCAGCGCTGCCTCGCCAAGGACCCCGACGAGCGCCCCCGCCGCGCCCGCGATCTCGCCGAGGCGCTCACGAGGATCCGCGATCGCTACGCGCCCCGCAGCAGCCGCGCGGCAGCGACGCCCTTCGCCGTCACGCGCGACGCGATCCCCTCCCCTCCCAACAGCGCGCGCTACGCCCGCGAGCAGGAGGTGCTCTCGATCGCCTCGATCTTCGGCGAAGGCCATTTCAGCGCGCGCGACCTCGCGCACCTGAACGACGCCGACGACCTCGAGGAGGTCATCGATCGCCTCGTGGAGGGCGGGCAGCTCGTCGAGGACACCGCCTCCTTGCGCGGACGCCTCGCCTTCGCGAGCGAGGCCGCACGGGAAACCGCGTACCGGGCCCTGCCGCGCAGGAGGCGCCGCGAGCTGCACAGGCGCTTCGCCGAGGCCCTCGAACGGCAGTTCGCGCAGCGCATCGACCGGGCCCTCGATCGCCTCGCGCGTCACTGGGCGCGCGCCGACGAGCCGCAGAAGGCGGTGCATTACGGCCTCCTCGCGGCGCGCAAGGCGCTCGACGGGGGGCAGCGCGACGTGGCGGCCGCGCTCGCGCGATCGATGCTCGAGTTCGTCGAGGACCCCGCGTGGGACGGCGAGCGCGCGGTCGAGGAGCAGGTGCACGCGCTGATGGCGACCCTTTCGCGCGTGCCGAGGAGCAGGCCCACGCCGCTGATCGAGATGCGCGAGCCGCGCTCCGATCCCGAGCCCCGCGACGACGTCGGCGACATGTTCTTCGTGCGCGGCGAGTACGCGCGGGCCGTCGAGAGCTACGGCCAGATCCACGAGGAGCGCCGGCGCAAGCTCGGCGAGCTTTCGAGCGCGGAAGAGGCGAGCGCGTCGATGCGCCTCGCGCGGCTCGCGCAGGTGCTCGGTCGATACGAGGACGCGCTCGCGGAGTGCGTGAAGGGCGTCGCGCTGACCGAGCACGCCGACCCGATCATGGCCGCGACGTTCGAGGCTCACGCGAGCCTCACCTGCTTGTGGGCAGGCCACGCGAGCGAGGCGCGGCGGTGGCTCGCGGCGGGGCGCGCGCGGCTCGGCCAGGAAGGCGCAGAGCCCGGCGCCGAGGGCCTGCGCGTCGAGGCGCTCCTGCACCGCGCCGAGGGCAACCTGGAGCTGTCGCGCGGCGAGCCGCTCCCCGCCATCGAGGCGTACCAGAAGGGCCTGCTCCTCTGCGAGCGGGTCGACGATCCTTGGGAGCGCTCGATCGCGCTGTTCAACATCGCGGAGGCGTACGCCGACGCCGGCCAGCACGACCGCGCGCTCGCGTTCCTCGACGCGACGTTCGCTGCAAAATTGCAGCTCGGTGATCGCTGGGGCCTCGCGCATGCGCACCACACGCGCGCCGCGGTCCTGCGCGATCGCGGCGACGTCGAGCGCGCGCTCGAAGCCGCGGAGGCGGGGCTCGAGCTCGCCACGCAGATCGATCACCCGAAGCTCGTCACCATGCTCCGCCGCATGCGCGGCGAGCTGCGGCTGCTCAGGAGCGACTTCATCGGCGCCGAGCAGGACCTCGAGGTGGCCTGGCGCAAGGCGGAGGAAGACTCGGCGCTGCCCGAGCTCGTCGCCGCCCTCGCCGACTCCTCCGAGGTCGCCCGCGAGCAAGGCCAGCTCTCGCGCGCGTCGACGCTCGCCCTCACGGCGCACGACCTCGCCGCCACGCTCGAGACCAAGGAGCCCCTCGCGCTCGCGCTCTTGCGCCTCGGCGAGGTCGAGGCCGCGGGGGGCGCCCTCGCCGAGGCGGAGGCGCGCTACGCGGTCGCGATCAACCTCGCGCGCCCCCTCGGCAACCGGCGCCTGTGGTCGTCGCTGCAGCTCGCGCTCGCGCGCGTGAAGGTGCTGCGCGGTGATTACGAGGCCTCACGCGGGCCCTTGCGCGCGCTGCTCGAGGAGGCGGGTCAGAGCGGCAACCTCGGCCATCGAGGCGAAGCCGGGCGCTGGCTCGCCGAGGGTTTCTACCTCGAGGGAGACGCGGATCGCGCGATCGCCGCCGCCGAGGGGGCGCTGTCGGATTTCGAGGCGCTCGGGGCGCGCAAGCCCCTCGGCGGCACGCACGAGCTGCTCGCCCGCATCCTCCAGCAGACCAACGATCCGCGCCGCGCCGAGACCCACGCGCGGGCGGCGGTCGAGATCTTCGCGTCCCTCGGCGACGCGGCCCTGCGCGAGCTGGGGCGCGCGCACCTGACGCTGGGCCACGTGCTGCACTTCAGCGGAAGCTACGCGCCGAGCGCGGATGCGTTCCGGGTGGGCTTCGGGCACCTCGAGCGGGCGGAGGACACGTTCGGGCTCGTCGACGGCCAGCGGGCCATCGCGATGACCCGCATGCGGGAAGCGCCCGAGGAGGCCGCCGAGCACCTGCGCTCGGCGCTTCACCTGGCGAAAGAGGTGAGCCACCGCCTCGGCGAGGCCCTCGCGTCGGGGACGCTCGGCGAGGTGTATCGAAGGCTCGGGCGGCTCGACGAGGCCTTCGCCGCATTCCGCTTCGAGAAGCAGGGTCTCGTGGCGCGGGGCTACCAGCGGGGGCTGTCGCTCAGCGCCCTGCATTTCGCGTCCGTGCACTGGCTCTGGGGCGATCTCGCCGGCGCGCTGGCGCACGCGGACGAATGCGTGCGCCTCGAGGATCGCATGGGCAGCCTCGGACGGCTGCGCGCCCTCGAGCTGCGCGGGCTCGTCCGCATGGAGATGGGGCAATTCGACGAGGGCTCGCGCGACCTCGATCGCGCGCTCGCGCTGGCCGAGGAGCACGCGCACCCCGAGCGCCTGGCGAGCGTCTCGTGCGCGCGCGCAGAGGCCGCCCTGTGGCGCGGGGATGTCGAGCGCGCCGGGGCCGCGCTCACGGCGGGAGAGAAGGCCGCCGCGGGCCTGTCGGACGACAACCCGCTGCTCGAGCTCGGCAGCCTCGTGCGCGAGCGGCTCGGGCTCTGCCGGGCGCGGCTGTCGATCGCCGCGGGCCAGCCAGGGCGCGCCGTCGCGGCGGCCGGGGAGCTGCTCGACCATTTCACGCGGCTGCGCGCGGTGCCGGAGGAGCTCGCGGCGCGCGCGGTGCTTTGCGAGGCGGAAATCGCGGCCGGCGATCCCTCCGCGGCCGAGCACGCCGCCGAGCTGCTCTCGCGGGCCGAGGATCTCGGATTCGGGACGCAGCGGGCCGACGCGCTGTGGCTGGTGGCGGCGGCCAAGGGCGACGCGGGCCTCGCGGCGGAGGGGCTGCGCGCGGCCAGGGCCTTGCCGTCGCCCCCCCGGGTCTCGCGATTCGAGAAGCTGCTCGCGCGGCTCGCCAGTGGGTGA
- a CDS encoding class I SAM-dependent methyltransferase, translated as MSDHVAKNREYWDRISRDYQREHDVQLGKVEPTWGVWAIQERELDILGDVSGKDVLEFGCGGAQWSVALAKRGARMTGIDLSEEQLRHARGIVASEGVEVTLVHGSAEATPFADASFDIVFCDHGAMTFADPRRTVPEAARVLRPGGLFAFSMATPFLDLCYDAATQAVGDRLVRDYFDMKPIEDDGAVAFQLPYGEWIRLFRRSGLVVEDLVEIRPPADAKTTYEGYAPLEWARRWPAEHIWKLRRER; from the coding sequence ATGTCGGATCACGTCGCCAAGAACAGGGAGTACTGGGATCGCATCAGCCGTGATTACCAGCGTGAGCACGATGTACAGCTCGGGAAGGTGGAGCCGACCTGGGGCGTGTGGGCCATTCAGGAGCGGGAGCTCGACATCCTCGGGGACGTGTCGGGCAAGGACGTGCTCGAATTCGGCTGCGGGGGCGCGCAGTGGTCGGTGGCGCTCGCGAAGCGCGGGGCGCGCATGACGGGGATCGACCTCTCCGAGGAGCAGCTCCGGCACGCGCGAGGGATCGTGGCGAGCGAGGGCGTCGAGGTGACGCTCGTGCACGGCAGCGCCGAGGCCACGCCCTTCGCGGACGCGAGCTTCGATATCGTCTTCTGCGACCACGGCGCGATGACCTTCGCCGACCCGCGCCGCACGGTGCCCGAAGCCGCGCGCGTCTTGCGCCCGGGAGGGCTCTTCGCCTTCAGCATGGCGACGCCTTTCCTCGATCTGTGCTACGACGCGGCCACGCAGGCCGTGGGGGACAGGCTCGTCCGCGATTACTTCGACATGAAGCCCATCGAGGACGACGGGGCGGTCGCGTTCCAGCTCCCTTATGGGGAGTGGATCCGGCTGTTCCGGCGCTCGGGGCTCGTCGTGGAGGATCTCGTCGAGATTCGCCCGCCCGCGGACGCGAAGACGACCTACGAGGGGTATGCGCCGCTGGAATGGGCGCGGCGGTGGCCGGCGGAGCACATCTGGAAGCTCCGGCGCGAGCGCTGA
- the ftsH gene encoding ATP-dependent zinc metalloprotease FtsH, whose translation MSEAQKRSNGAWIFYAVLIFAALAFSGVFGPSGPREVPYDEAISLVKGGRAESAAVTAEEVVLTLRPPPEAAPPEGAAPAPPPPPPERPGIFDTGTGKKPDQVTTGRIPGVDREPLIEALLAQNVRLDARVSRTPFWVVALWWIVPLVVINLLFFMALRRAGGGGAGGPLGMLKPRTKVYDRAQQEPVRFTDVAGVDEAKDELMEVVDFLKHPARYRALGGRIPRGILLVGPPGTGKTLLARAVAGEAEVPFFSLNASEFVEMFVGLGAARVRDLFEQARKSAPCIVFIDEIDAVGRSRGGLGALATHDEREQTLQQMLAELDGFDPRATVILMAATNRPEVLDPALMRPGRFDRQVIVDRPDLAGREAILRVHARRVPLGPDVDISAVARRTPGMVGADLANIVNEAALAGARRGAKRLDQIDFDDALDRVQLGLRRRGVIMTPAERRRVAYHEAGHALVALAMPQADPVERVSIVARAVSLGVTIQVPRDQKYVMTEQELETKVMVMLGGRAAEELTQGEVSTGAHDDLGRATALVREMITRFGMSRRLGLAALTRTVGAPLLGVTQEEKLCSEETAREIDEEVRERLGELYMRAKGILADRRDSLEAAAEALVARETLSGEELSRIADSATRPKGKVAGAA comes from the coding sequence ATGTCAGAGGCCCAGAAACGTTCCAACGGCGCCTGGATCTTCTACGCAGTCCTGATCTTTGCGGCGCTCGCCTTTTCAGGCGTCTTCGGGCCCTCGGGGCCCCGCGAGGTGCCTTATGACGAGGCGATCTCTCTCGTGAAAGGCGGCCGCGCCGAATCGGCCGCCGTCACCGCGGAAGAGGTCGTTCTGACGCTGCGCCCGCCGCCGGAAGCGGCGCCCCCGGAAGGCGCCGCCCCGGCCCCGCCCCCGCCTCCCCCCGAGCGGCCGGGCATCTTCGACACAGGGACGGGCAAGAAGCCCGATCAGGTGACCACCGGGCGCATCCCCGGCGTCGACCGCGAGCCCCTCATCGAGGCCCTGCTCGCGCAGAACGTGCGGCTCGACGCGCGCGTGTCGCGCACGCCGTTCTGGGTCGTCGCGCTCTGGTGGATCGTGCCGCTCGTCGTGATCAACCTGCTGTTCTTCATGGCGCTGCGGCGCGCAGGCGGCGGGGGCGCGGGCGGTCCGCTCGGGATGCTGAAGCCGCGCACCAAGGTCTACGATCGCGCGCAGCAGGAGCCCGTGCGCTTCACGGACGTCGCAGGCGTGGACGAGGCGAAGGACGAGCTCATGGAGGTCGTCGACTTCCTCAAGCACCCGGCCCGCTATCGCGCGCTCGGCGGCCGCATTCCGCGCGGCATCCTGCTGGTTGGACCTCCGGGCACGGGCAAGACGCTGCTCGCGCGCGCCGTCGCAGGCGAGGCGGAGGTGCCGTTCTTCTCGCTCAACGCGAGCGAGTTCGTCGAGATGTTCGTCGGCCTCGGCGCCGCGCGCGTGCGCGACCTGTTCGAGCAGGCTCGCAAGAGCGCGCCGTGCATCGTGTTCATCGACGAGATCGACGCCGTGGGACGCAGCCGCGGCGGTCTCGGCGCGCTGGCGACGCACGACGAGCGTGAGCAGACGCTGCAGCAGATGCTTGCCGAGCTCGACGGCTTCGACCCGCGCGCGACCGTGATCCTGATGGCCGCGACGAACCGGCCCGAGGTGCTCGATCCCGCGCTCATGCGGCCCGGGCGCTTCGATCGGCAGGTGATCGTCGACCGGCCCGATCTCGCGGGGCGCGAGGCGATCTTGCGCGTGCACGCGCGGCGCGTGCCGCTCGGGCCCGACGTGGATATCTCGGCGGTCGCGCGGCGGACGCCGGGCATGGTGGGCGCGGACCTCGCGAACATCGTGAACGAGGCGGCGCTCGCGGGCGCGCGGCGCGGGGCGAAGCGGCTCGATCAGATCGACTTCGACGACGCGCTCGATCGCGTGCAGCTCGGGCTGCGGCGGCGGGGCGTGATCATGACGCCGGCCGAGCGTCGCCGCGTGGCCTATCACGAGGCGGGGCACGCGCTCGTGGCGCTGGCGATGCCGCAGGCGGACCCGGTGGAGCGGGTGTCGATCGTCGCGCGCGCGGTGTCGCTCGGCGTGACGATCCAGGTGCCGCGCGATCAGAAGTACGTGATGACCGAGCAGGAGCTCGAGACCAAGGTGATGGTGATGCTCGGCGGGCGCGCGGCCGAGGAGCTGACGCAGGGCGAGGTGTCGACGGGCGCGCACGACGATCTCGGCCGCGCGACGGCGCTCGTCCGGGAGATGATCACGCGCTTCGGCATGAGCAGGCGCCTCGGCCTCGCGGCGTTGACGCGCACGGTGGGCGCGCCGCTGCTCGGCGTGACGCAGGAGGAGAAGCTCTGCAGCGAGGAGACCGCGCGCGAGATCGACGAGGAGGTGCGCGAGCGTCTCGGTGAGCTGTACATGCGCGCCAAGGGGATCCTCGCCGACCGGCGCGACAGCCTCGAGGCTGCGGCCGAGGCGCTCGTCGCGCGCGAGACGCTGAGCGGCGAGGAGCTTTCGCGGATCGCGGACAGCGCGACGCGGCCGAAGGGCAAGGTGGCCGGCGCGGCGTGA
- a CDS encoding FG-GAP repeat domain-containing protein has product MRYRLLVALAITGFASLARPAAAAPIFVEKTGNLGSPQPCANSNEGCYSHYVLLADLDRDADLDIVFANGGGYYKPGTAAPLAAYLNSGAGDFTEVGKSSFGGFSGRVRQIAAGDVDGDGDLDLYAPDSYGMQPDAFFINNGQSPPVFTDEGAQRLPLSSRSAGARFGDVDGDGDLDLVLTYWGEMPYTSPGTAKVYVNDGTGKFTEKDNAVPQDTQAIGTGPIDVDLFDADGDFDLDVVLASRKGESLFFRNDGTGTFLDANADFPDQPGPYVYGPDECDVDGDGDLDVWLDNGASGLKEQLLINDGKGKFTDETAERVTDGGGVIDDNEVQCVDIDNDGDFDALIASLSGNERILVNDGNGHFAPPPEPAFPVVADATLGLDLGDVNGDGLLDAVTAQGEYDPYLNRLYLGVAPQPADSLGPVIRAVESLPNGLAAGERVVRFAVSDSATTDTGPRLKKAFVELEGAGGVADARFVGGDLFRAVFMAPEASTVKYRACAEDWTGHATCSPYATLSTEGAGGEGGAGGGMGGAGGMGGAGGVGGAGGMGGAGGGTGGGAQPPLELSESGCGCRMPGGEATGSVAAALLAIAALLARKRRA; this is encoded by the coding sequence ATGCGTTATCGCCTTCTCGTCGCACTGGCAATCACTGGCTTCGCTTCCCTCGCGCGCCCCGCTGCCGCGGCCCCGATCTTCGTCGAAAAGACGGGGAACCTGGGCTCTCCCCAGCCCTGCGCAAACTCGAACGAGGGCTGCTACTCGCATTACGTGCTGCTCGCGGATCTCGACCGCGACGCGGATCTCGACATCGTCTTCGCCAACGGGGGCGGGTATTACAAGCCCGGCACGGCGGCGCCGCTCGCGGCTTACCTCAACAGCGGCGCGGGGGATTTCACCGAGGTGGGCAAAAGCTCCTTCGGCGGTTTTTCCGGGCGCGTGCGGCAGATCGCGGCCGGGGACGTGGACGGCGACGGCGATCTCGATCTGTACGCGCCCGATTCGTACGGGATGCAGCCGGATGCGTTCTTCATCAACAATGGTCAGAGCCCGCCGGTGTTCACGGACGAGGGCGCGCAGCGCCTTCCTCTCAGCTCACGCTCGGCGGGCGCGCGCTTCGGCGACGTGGACGGCGATGGCGATCTCGACCTCGTGCTCACGTACTGGGGCGAGATGCCCTATACCTCACCGGGAACGGCCAAGGTCTACGTCAACGACGGCACGGGCAAGTTCACGGAGAAAGACAATGCCGTGCCGCAGGACACCCAGGCGATCGGCACCGGGCCCATCGACGTCGATCTCTTCGACGCGGATGGCGATTTCGACCTCGACGTGGTCCTCGCAAGCCGCAAGGGCGAGTCTCTGTTTTTTCGGAATGACGGCACGGGGACGTTCCTCGACGCGAACGCCGATTTCCCGGACCAGCCGGGGCCGTACGTTTACGGGCCGGACGAGTGTGACGTCGACGGCGACGGTGATCTCGACGTCTGGCTCGACAATGGCGCGTCGGGATTGAAGGAGCAGCTCCTCATCAACGACGGCAAGGGCAAGTTCACGGACGAGACGGCCGAGCGCGTCACGGACGGCGGGGGCGTCATCGATGATAACGAGGTGCAGTGCGTCGACATCGACAACGACGGCGACTTCGACGCGCTCATCGCCTCGCTCTCGGGCAACGAGCGCATCCTCGTGAACGACGGGAACGGCCATTTCGCGCCCCCCCCCGAGCCTGCGTTCCCGGTCGTGGCAGACGCCACGCTCGGCCTCGACCTCGGGGACGTGAACGGCGATGGGCTCCTCGACGCGGTGACCGCGCAGGGGGAGTACGATCCTTACCTGAATCGGCTCTATCTCGGCGTCGCGCCGCAGCCCGCGGACAGCCTCGGCCCGGTGATCCGCGCGGTGGAGAGCCTGCCGAACGGGCTCGCCGCGGGCGAGCGGGTGGTGCGCTTCGCGGTGAGCGACTCCGCGACGACGGACACCGGTCCGCGATTGAAGAAGGCCTTCGTCGAGCTGGAGGGCGCGGGCGGCGTGGCGGATGCGCGGTTTGTCGGAGGCGATCTCTTCCGCGCGGTGTTCATGGCGCCCGAGGCTTCGACCGTGAAGTATCGCGCCTGCGCCGAGGACTGGACCGGCCACGCGACGTGCAGCCCGTACGCGACGCTGTCGACCGAGGGCGCCGGGGGTGAGGGCGGCGCGGGTGGAGGCATGGGCGGCGCCGGGGGTATGGGCGGCGCTGGCGGAGTGGGCGGCGCGGGCGGAATGGGCGGCGCGGGCGGCGGCACGGGCGGTGGGGCCCAGCCTCCGCTCGAGCTATCGGAGAGCGGGTGCGGCTGTCGAATGCCTGGCGGGGAGGCGACCGGGAGCGTGGCGGCCGCGCTGCTCGCAATCGCGGCCCTGCTCGCGCGCAAACGGCGGGCCTAG
- a CDS encoding AgmX/PglI C-terminal domain-containing protein, which yields MTRISSIKPALVFVAAMLAGCGAADGGIDEGSQAVNGSEAKKASDYGYEMVPLKLVQDDSPIPSSNGKIGEGRIAPEKVVEQARAHLPELRACYAEALKRDASLRGELVVSFAVEQDGKVRKPEILRSTVGDADLATCITTTFGSFTMPASPAGEMRVHYPIELAPEDLAKGTAGGA from the coding sequence ATGACGCGTATCAGCTCGATCAAGCCCGCTCTCGTGTTCGTTGCGGCCATGCTCGCCGGTTGCGGCGCGGCGGACGGCGGAATCGATGAGGGCTCGCAGGCGGTCAATGGCAGCGAGGCGAAGAAGGCGAGCGATTACGGCTACGAGATGGTGCCGCTCAAGCTCGTGCAGGACGATTCGCCCATTCCCAGCTCCAACGGAAAGATCGGCGAGGGGCGCATCGCGCCGGAGAAGGTCGTCGAGCAGGCCCGCGCGCACCTCCCCGAGCTTCGCGCCTGCTACGCCGAGGCCTTGAAGCGTGACGCGTCGCTGCGCGGCGAGCTGGTGGTGAGCTTCGCGGTGGAGCAGGACGGCAAGGTGCGCAAGCCCGAGATTTTGCGCTCGACGGTGGGCGACGCCGACCTCGCCACCTGCATCACGACCACGTTCGGGTCGTTCACGATGCCCGCGTCGCCTGCGGGTGAGATGCGGGTCCATTATCCGATCGAGCTCGCACCGGAGGATCTCGCGAAGGGAACCGCGGGCGGCGCCTGA
- a CDS encoding sigma 54-interacting transcriptional regulator yields the protein MSASETRTLTVGEDGEGRDPERGPCLFLAMESHRPLAPPARIGLAGLDEVVVGRGASRSYEREPRGGRLTVRTEDPWLSTSHARFVKVLGRWSIDDLKSKNGSRLNGEPVTRAALEDGDLLELGRTFFIFRADVEVFPDDPPILEASRARAPAPGLLTLLPSLGRAHAMLETIARAEVPVLLEGETGTGKEVTARAIHALSGRRGECVAINCGALPEALVEGELFGHRRGAFSDAKEDRPGLVRAADRGTLFLDEIGELRPPAQAALLRVLEEREVRPIGATAPVRVDVRFVAATNRGLERMVENGGFRADLFHRLAGHRHELLPLRMRREDLGLVAGALIERHGGANAARVTLNPKAARALFEHGWPGNVRELEKALGSAIVLAGGGEVKLEHLPDKARRAGEGEGEESGPEGDGGKREEIVALLREHKGNVSAVARALGKARMQVQRWMKRFAIDPEQFRK from the coding sequence ATGAGCGCGAGCGAGACCAGGACGCTCACGGTGGGCGAGGACGGCGAGGGGCGCGATCCCGAGCGCGGCCCGTGCCTGTTTCTCGCGATGGAGAGCCATCGCCCGCTCGCGCCCCCTGCGCGCATCGGGCTCGCGGGGCTCGACGAGGTGGTGGTGGGGCGCGGCGCCTCGCGCAGCTACGAGCGCGAGCCGCGCGGCGGTCGTCTCACCGTGCGCACCGAGGACCCGTGGCTGTCCACCTCGCACGCGCGCTTCGTGAAGGTGCTCGGGCGCTGGTCGATCGACGACCTCAAATCGAAGAACGGCAGCCGCTTGAACGGCGAGCCCGTCACGCGCGCGGCGCTCGAGGATGGCGATCTGCTCGAGCTCGGCCGGACCTTCTTCATCTTCCGCGCCGACGTCGAGGTCTTCCCTGACGACCCGCCCATCCTGGAGGCTTCGCGCGCCCGCGCGCCGGCGCCGGGGCTCTTGACGCTCTTGCCGTCGCTCGGGCGGGCGCACGCGATGCTCGAGACGATCGCGCGCGCGGAGGTTCCCGTGCTGCTCGAGGGCGAGACGGGGACGGGCAAGGAGGTCACGGCGCGCGCGATTCACGCGCTGTCGGGGCGGCGGGGCGAGTGCGTGGCGATCAACTGCGGCGCGCTGCCCGAGGCGCTGGTCGAGGGGGAGCTGTTCGGGCACCGGCGGGGCGCGTTCTCGGACGCGAAGGAGGACAGGCCGGGGCTCGTGCGCGCGGCGGATCGGGGGACGTTGTTCCTCGACGAGATCGGCGAGCTACGGCCGCCCGCGCAGGCGGCGCTCTTGCGGGTGCTCGAGGAGCGCGAGGTGCGGCCGATCGGCGCCACGGCGCCCGTGCGCGTCGACGTGCGCTTCGTGGCGGCCACCAACCGCGGTCTCGAGCGCATGGTGGAGAACGGCGGGTTTCGCGCGGATCTCTTCCACAGGCTCGCGGGGCACCGGCACGAGCTTTTGCCCCTGCGGATGCGACGCGAGGATCTCGGGCTCGTCGCGGGTGCCTTGATCGAGCGTCACGGGGGCGCGAACGCCGCGCGGGTGACGTTGAACCCGAAGGCTGCGCGGGCGCTGTTCGAGCACGGGTGGCCGGGGAACGTGCGCGAGCTCGAGAAGGCGCTCGGGTCGGCGATCGTGCTCGCGGGCGGCGGCGAGGTGAAGCTCGAGCACCTGCCCGACAAGGCGCGGCGCGCGGGGGAGGGCGAGGGCGAGGAAAGCGGGCCGGAGGGGGACGGGGGCAAGCGCGAGGAGATCGTGGCGCTCTTGCGCGAGCACAAGGGCAACGTGTCGGCCGTCGCGCGCGCGCTCGGCAAGGCGCGGATGCAGGTGCAGCGCTGGATGAAGCGCTTCGCGATTGACCCGGAGCAGTTCCGCAAATAG